A stretch of the Euleptes europaea isolate rEulEur1 chromosome 14, rEulEur1.hap1, whole genome shotgun sequence genome encodes the following:
- the RHOBTB2 gene encoding rho-related BTB domain-containing protein 2 isoform X2, which translates to MEREIPILRVRSQLMDSDMDYERPNVETIKCVVVGDNAVGKTRLICARACNATLTQYQLLATHVPTVWAIDQYRVCQEVLERSRDVVDDVSVSLRLWDTFGDHHKDRRFAYGRSDVVVLCFSIANPNSLHHVKTMWYPEIKHFCPRAPVILVGCQLDLRYADLEAVNRARRPLARPIKPNEILPPEKGREVAKELGIPYYETSVVAQFGIKDVFDNAIRAALISRRHLQFWKSHLRNVQRPLLQAPFLPPKPPPPIIIVPDPPSNNEERPAHLLEDPLCADVILVLQERIKIYAHKIYLSTASSKFYDLFSMDLSEEDQQGTIGSGTGGGVAERMLHQEERHHGREFLLRAASFDICESTEDANSGQQKPCLRASTSDGILRGKNYGECGLKRGRILSSWSRAFVSIQEEMADDPMTYKPRLMVVVKMEPSIQLGPFRAVLKYLYTGELDENERDLMHIAHIAELLEVFDLRMMVANILNNEAFMNQEITKAFHVRRTNRVKECLAKGTFSDVTFILDDGAISAHKPLLISSCDWMAAMFGGPFVESSTREVVLPYTSKSCMRAVLEYLYTGQFSSTSDLDYMKLIILANRLCLPHLVALTEQFTVSGLMEATQMLVDIDGDVLVFLELAQFHGAYQLADWCLHHICTNYNNICRKFPREMKAMSTENQDYFEKHRWPPVWYLKEEDHYQRARKEREKEDYLHQKRQPKRRWLFWNASSPSQSPSSSAATASSSSSSSSSAVV; encoded by the exons GTCCCAATTAATGGATTCTGACATGGATTATGAAAGGCCAAACGTAGAAACCATCAAGTGCGTCGTGGTTGGGGACAACGCAGTAGGCAAGACCAGGCTCATCTGTGCCCGTGCTTGCAATGCGACTCTGACTCAGTACCAGCTTCTTGCCACCCATGTGCCCACAGTCTGGGCCATTGACCAGTATCGTGTTTGCCAAGAG gtATTGGAACGCTCCCGAGATGTTGTAGATGATGTTAGTGTATCCTTGCGACTTTGGGACACTTTCGGAGACCATCACAAGGACAGGCGCTTTGCTTATGGAAG ATCTGATGTCGTAGTGTTGTGCTTCTCCATTGCTAACCCCAACTCCCTGCACCATGTGAAGACCATGTGGTACCCTGAGATCAAGCACTTCTGCCCCCGAGCTCCAGTCATCCTCGTGGGCTGCCAGCTGGACCTTCGCTACGCTGACCTGGAAGCGGTCAATCGAGCTAGGCGACCATTAGCCAG ACCAATCAAGCCCAATGAAATTCTCCCCCCAGAAAAGGGGCGAGAGGTGGCCAAAGAGCTGGGGATCCCTTATTACGAGACCAGCGTAGTAGCCCAGTTTGGCATCAAGGACGTCTTCGATAACGCCATAAGAGCCGCCCTCATCTCCCGCCGGCACCTCCAGTTCTGGAAGTCCCATCTACGTAATGTCCAAAGGCCATTACTCCAGGCCCCATTTCTGCCCCCCAAGCCGCCTCCACCCATCATCATCGTCCCCGACCCTCCTTCCAACAATGAAGAGCGACCTGCCCACTTGCTGGAGGACCCCTTGTGTGCGGATGTCATCCTGGTGCTGCAAGAGAGGATCAAAATCTACGCACACAAGATCTACCTCTCCACTGCTTCCTCCAAGTTCTACGACTTGTTCTCGATGGACTTGAGCGAGGAGGACCAGCAGGGCACCATTGGAAGTGGCACCGGGGGCGGTGTGGCGGAGCGAATGCTCCATCAGGAAGAAAGGCATCACGGGCGGGAATTCCTCCTGAGAGCTGCTAGCTTCGACATCTGCGAGAGCACTGAGGATGCTAACTCTGGCCAGCAAAAACCGTGCCTTAGAGCCTCCACCAGCGATGGGATCTTACGGGGCAAGAACTATGGGGAATGTGGGTTGAAGCGAGGCAGGATTCTTTCCTCTTGGAGCCGTGCCTTCGTCAGCATCCAGGAAGAGATGGCGGACGACCCCATGACGTACAAGCCCCGGCTTATGGTGGTGGTAAAGATGGAACCTTCCATCCAGTTGGGACCGTTCAGGGCTGTGCTCAAATACCTGTACACGGGGGAGCTAGACGAGAATGAGCGGGACCTCATGCATATTGCCCACATTGCTGAGTTGCTGGAAGTCTTCGACCTCAGGATGATGGTGGCCAACATCCTAAACAACGAGGCGTTCATGAACCAGGAGATCACCAAAGCCTTTCACGTCAGGAGAACCAACCGTGTTAAGGAGTGCCTGGCTAAAGGGACTTTTTCTG ATGTCACCTTTATCCTGGACGATGGTGCTATCAGTGCCCACAAGCCCTTGCTAATTTCCAGCTGCGACTGGATGGCTGCTATGTTCGGGGGCCCGTTTGTGGAGAGCTCAACGCGAGAG GTGGTGTTACCTTACACAAGCAAGAGCTGCATGCGGGCGGTGCTCGAGTACCTGTACACCGGCCAGTTCTCTTCCACCTCAGACCTGGATTACATGAAGCTCATCATTCTGGCCAACCGCTTGTGTCTGCCACACCTGGTTGCTCTCACAG AGCAATTCACAGTGTCTGGTCTGATGGAGGCAACTCAGATGTTGGTGGATATTGATGGAGACGTCCTTGTGTTCCTGGAGCTGGCTCAG ttccatGGTGCCTACCAGCTTGCCGATTGGTGCCTGCATCACATCTGCACCAACTACAACAACATCTGTCGCAAGTTCCCTCGGGAGATGAAGGCAATGTCAACAG AGAACCAAGACTACTTTGAGAAGCACCGGTGGCCCCCTGTGTGGTACCTGAAGGAGGAGGACCACTATCAGAGGGCTAGGAAAGAACGCGAGAAGGAAGATTACCTCCACCAGAAACGGCAGCCTAAGAGAAGATGGCTCTTCTGGAatgcctcctccccttcccagtcGCCATCCTCGTCAGCAGCCACAGCTTcatcttcatcctcctcctcttcatcagcTGTGGTTTGA
- the RHOBTB2 gene encoding rho-related BTB domain-containing protein 2 isoform X1: MAFKGKTHLKLKKTKMDAALSQLMDSDMDYERPNVETIKCVVVGDNAVGKTRLICARACNATLTQYQLLATHVPTVWAIDQYRVCQEVLERSRDVVDDVSVSLRLWDTFGDHHKDRRFAYGRSDVVVLCFSIANPNSLHHVKTMWYPEIKHFCPRAPVILVGCQLDLRYADLEAVNRARRPLARPIKPNEILPPEKGREVAKELGIPYYETSVVAQFGIKDVFDNAIRAALISRRHLQFWKSHLRNVQRPLLQAPFLPPKPPPPIIIVPDPPSNNEERPAHLLEDPLCADVILVLQERIKIYAHKIYLSTASSKFYDLFSMDLSEEDQQGTIGSGTGGGVAERMLHQEERHHGREFLLRAASFDICESTEDANSGQQKPCLRASTSDGILRGKNYGECGLKRGRILSSWSRAFVSIQEEMADDPMTYKPRLMVVVKMEPSIQLGPFRAVLKYLYTGELDENERDLMHIAHIAELLEVFDLRMMVANILNNEAFMNQEITKAFHVRRTNRVKECLAKGTFSDVTFILDDGAISAHKPLLISSCDWMAAMFGGPFVESSTREVVLPYTSKSCMRAVLEYLYTGQFSSTSDLDYMKLIILANRLCLPHLVALTEQFTVSGLMEATQMLVDIDGDVLVFLELAQFHGAYQLADWCLHHICTNYNNICRKFPREMKAMSTENQDYFEKHRWPPVWYLKEEDHYQRARKEREKEDYLHQKRQPKRRWLFWNASSPSQSPSSSAATASSSSSSSSSAVV; the protein is encoded by the exons GTCCCAATTAATGGATTCTGACATGGATTATGAAAGGCCAAACGTAGAAACCATCAAGTGCGTCGTGGTTGGGGACAACGCAGTAGGCAAGACCAGGCTCATCTGTGCCCGTGCTTGCAATGCGACTCTGACTCAGTACCAGCTTCTTGCCACCCATGTGCCCACAGTCTGGGCCATTGACCAGTATCGTGTTTGCCAAGAG gtATTGGAACGCTCCCGAGATGTTGTAGATGATGTTAGTGTATCCTTGCGACTTTGGGACACTTTCGGAGACCATCACAAGGACAGGCGCTTTGCTTATGGAAG ATCTGATGTCGTAGTGTTGTGCTTCTCCATTGCTAACCCCAACTCCCTGCACCATGTGAAGACCATGTGGTACCCTGAGATCAAGCACTTCTGCCCCCGAGCTCCAGTCATCCTCGTGGGCTGCCAGCTGGACCTTCGCTACGCTGACCTGGAAGCGGTCAATCGAGCTAGGCGACCATTAGCCAG ACCAATCAAGCCCAATGAAATTCTCCCCCCAGAAAAGGGGCGAGAGGTGGCCAAAGAGCTGGGGATCCCTTATTACGAGACCAGCGTAGTAGCCCAGTTTGGCATCAAGGACGTCTTCGATAACGCCATAAGAGCCGCCCTCATCTCCCGCCGGCACCTCCAGTTCTGGAAGTCCCATCTACGTAATGTCCAAAGGCCATTACTCCAGGCCCCATTTCTGCCCCCCAAGCCGCCTCCACCCATCATCATCGTCCCCGACCCTCCTTCCAACAATGAAGAGCGACCTGCCCACTTGCTGGAGGACCCCTTGTGTGCGGATGTCATCCTGGTGCTGCAAGAGAGGATCAAAATCTACGCACACAAGATCTACCTCTCCACTGCTTCCTCCAAGTTCTACGACTTGTTCTCGATGGACTTGAGCGAGGAGGACCAGCAGGGCACCATTGGAAGTGGCACCGGGGGCGGTGTGGCGGAGCGAATGCTCCATCAGGAAGAAAGGCATCACGGGCGGGAATTCCTCCTGAGAGCTGCTAGCTTCGACATCTGCGAGAGCACTGAGGATGCTAACTCTGGCCAGCAAAAACCGTGCCTTAGAGCCTCCACCAGCGATGGGATCTTACGGGGCAAGAACTATGGGGAATGTGGGTTGAAGCGAGGCAGGATTCTTTCCTCTTGGAGCCGTGCCTTCGTCAGCATCCAGGAAGAGATGGCGGACGACCCCATGACGTACAAGCCCCGGCTTATGGTGGTGGTAAAGATGGAACCTTCCATCCAGTTGGGACCGTTCAGGGCTGTGCTCAAATACCTGTACACGGGGGAGCTAGACGAGAATGAGCGGGACCTCATGCATATTGCCCACATTGCTGAGTTGCTGGAAGTCTTCGACCTCAGGATGATGGTGGCCAACATCCTAAACAACGAGGCGTTCATGAACCAGGAGATCACCAAAGCCTTTCACGTCAGGAGAACCAACCGTGTTAAGGAGTGCCTGGCTAAAGGGACTTTTTCTG ATGTCACCTTTATCCTGGACGATGGTGCTATCAGTGCCCACAAGCCCTTGCTAATTTCCAGCTGCGACTGGATGGCTGCTATGTTCGGGGGCCCGTTTGTGGAGAGCTCAACGCGAGAG GTGGTGTTACCTTACACAAGCAAGAGCTGCATGCGGGCGGTGCTCGAGTACCTGTACACCGGCCAGTTCTCTTCCACCTCAGACCTGGATTACATGAAGCTCATCATTCTGGCCAACCGCTTGTGTCTGCCACACCTGGTTGCTCTCACAG AGCAATTCACAGTGTCTGGTCTGATGGAGGCAACTCAGATGTTGGTGGATATTGATGGAGACGTCCTTGTGTTCCTGGAGCTGGCTCAG ttccatGGTGCCTACCAGCTTGCCGATTGGTGCCTGCATCACATCTGCACCAACTACAACAACATCTGTCGCAAGTTCCCTCGGGAGATGAAGGCAATGTCAACAG AGAACCAAGACTACTTTGAGAAGCACCGGTGGCCCCCTGTGTGGTACCTGAAGGAGGAGGACCACTATCAGAGGGCTAGGAAAGAACGCGAGAAGGAAGATTACCTCCACCAGAAACGGCAGCCTAAGAGAAGATGGCTCTTCTGGAatgcctcctccccttcccagtcGCCATCCTCGTCAGCAGCCACAGCTTcatcttcatcctcctcctcttcatcagcTGTGGTTTGA
- the RHOBTB2 gene encoding rho-related BTB domain-containing protein 2 isoform X3: MDSDMDYERPNVETIKCVVVGDNAVGKTRLICARACNATLTQYQLLATHVPTVWAIDQYRVCQEVLERSRDVVDDVSVSLRLWDTFGDHHKDRRFAYGRSDVVVLCFSIANPNSLHHVKTMWYPEIKHFCPRAPVILVGCQLDLRYADLEAVNRARRPLARPIKPNEILPPEKGREVAKELGIPYYETSVVAQFGIKDVFDNAIRAALISRRHLQFWKSHLRNVQRPLLQAPFLPPKPPPPIIIVPDPPSNNEERPAHLLEDPLCADVILVLQERIKIYAHKIYLSTASSKFYDLFSMDLSEEDQQGTIGSGTGGGVAERMLHQEERHHGREFLLRAASFDICESTEDANSGQQKPCLRASTSDGILRGKNYGECGLKRGRILSSWSRAFVSIQEEMADDPMTYKPRLMVVVKMEPSIQLGPFRAVLKYLYTGELDENERDLMHIAHIAELLEVFDLRMMVANILNNEAFMNQEITKAFHVRRTNRVKECLAKGTFSDVTFILDDGAISAHKPLLISSCDWMAAMFGGPFVESSTREVVLPYTSKSCMRAVLEYLYTGQFSSTSDLDYMKLIILANRLCLPHLVALTEQFTVSGLMEATQMLVDIDGDVLVFLELAQFHGAYQLADWCLHHICTNYNNICRKFPREMKAMSTENQDYFEKHRWPPVWYLKEEDHYQRARKEREKEDYLHQKRQPKRRWLFWNASSPSQSPSSSAATASSSSSSSSSAVV; the protein is encoded by the exons ATGGATTCTGACATGGATTATGAAAGGCCAAACGTAGAAACCATCAAGTGCGTCGTGGTTGGGGACAACGCAGTAGGCAAGACCAGGCTCATCTGTGCCCGTGCTTGCAATGCGACTCTGACTCAGTACCAGCTTCTTGCCACCCATGTGCCCACAGTCTGGGCCATTGACCAGTATCGTGTTTGCCAAGAG gtATTGGAACGCTCCCGAGATGTTGTAGATGATGTTAGTGTATCCTTGCGACTTTGGGACACTTTCGGAGACCATCACAAGGACAGGCGCTTTGCTTATGGAAG ATCTGATGTCGTAGTGTTGTGCTTCTCCATTGCTAACCCCAACTCCCTGCACCATGTGAAGACCATGTGGTACCCTGAGATCAAGCACTTCTGCCCCCGAGCTCCAGTCATCCTCGTGGGCTGCCAGCTGGACCTTCGCTACGCTGACCTGGAAGCGGTCAATCGAGCTAGGCGACCATTAGCCAG ACCAATCAAGCCCAATGAAATTCTCCCCCCAGAAAAGGGGCGAGAGGTGGCCAAAGAGCTGGGGATCCCTTATTACGAGACCAGCGTAGTAGCCCAGTTTGGCATCAAGGACGTCTTCGATAACGCCATAAGAGCCGCCCTCATCTCCCGCCGGCACCTCCAGTTCTGGAAGTCCCATCTACGTAATGTCCAAAGGCCATTACTCCAGGCCCCATTTCTGCCCCCCAAGCCGCCTCCACCCATCATCATCGTCCCCGACCCTCCTTCCAACAATGAAGAGCGACCTGCCCACTTGCTGGAGGACCCCTTGTGTGCGGATGTCATCCTGGTGCTGCAAGAGAGGATCAAAATCTACGCACACAAGATCTACCTCTCCACTGCTTCCTCCAAGTTCTACGACTTGTTCTCGATGGACTTGAGCGAGGAGGACCAGCAGGGCACCATTGGAAGTGGCACCGGGGGCGGTGTGGCGGAGCGAATGCTCCATCAGGAAGAAAGGCATCACGGGCGGGAATTCCTCCTGAGAGCTGCTAGCTTCGACATCTGCGAGAGCACTGAGGATGCTAACTCTGGCCAGCAAAAACCGTGCCTTAGAGCCTCCACCAGCGATGGGATCTTACGGGGCAAGAACTATGGGGAATGTGGGTTGAAGCGAGGCAGGATTCTTTCCTCTTGGAGCCGTGCCTTCGTCAGCATCCAGGAAGAGATGGCGGACGACCCCATGACGTACAAGCCCCGGCTTATGGTGGTGGTAAAGATGGAACCTTCCATCCAGTTGGGACCGTTCAGGGCTGTGCTCAAATACCTGTACACGGGGGAGCTAGACGAGAATGAGCGGGACCTCATGCATATTGCCCACATTGCTGAGTTGCTGGAAGTCTTCGACCTCAGGATGATGGTGGCCAACATCCTAAACAACGAGGCGTTCATGAACCAGGAGATCACCAAAGCCTTTCACGTCAGGAGAACCAACCGTGTTAAGGAGTGCCTGGCTAAAGGGACTTTTTCTG ATGTCACCTTTATCCTGGACGATGGTGCTATCAGTGCCCACAAGCCCTTGCTAATTTCCAGCTGCGACTGGATGGCTGCTATGTTCGGGGGCCCGTTTGTGGAGAGCTCAACGCGAGAG GTGGTGTTACCTTACACAAGCAAGAGCTGCATGCGGGCGGTGCTCGAGTACCTGTACACCGGCCAGTTCTCTTCCACCTCAGACCTGGATTACATGAAGCTCATCATTCTGGCCAACCGCTTGTGTCTGCCACACCTGGTTGCTCTCACAG AGCAATTCACAGTGTCTGGTCTGATGGAGGCAACTCAGATGTTGGTGGATATTGATGGAGACGTCCTTGTGTTCCTGGAGCTGGCTCAG ttccatGGTGCCTACCAGCTTGCCGATTGGTGCCTGCATCACATCTGCACCAACTACAACAACATCTGTCGCAAGTTCCCTCGGGAGATGAAGGCAATGTCAACAG AGAACCAAGACTACTTTGAGAAGCACCGGTGGCCCCCTGTGTGGTACCTGAAGGAGGAGGACCACTATCAGAGGGCTAGGAAAGAACGCGAGAAGGAAGATTACCTCCACCAGAAACGGCAGCCTAAGAGAAGATGGCTCTTCTGGAatgcctcctccccttcccagtcGCCATCCTCGTCAGCAGCCACAGCTTcatcttcatcctcctcctcttcatcagcTGTGGTTTGA